The following nucleotide sequence is from Patescibacteria group bacterium.
TTTATAGCCGGCTATTTTGCTCTTTTTGCCGAAACCCTTTTCACTAATTACGAAAATTTGAGCTGTCTTAAGGTCTTCTTTGCCTACTATCTGCATACTAATAATATCATCTTCCGGTTTTAACCTAATGCCCCGGACGCCGGCAGCGCCCCGGCCCATAGCCCGAATCTCGGTCTCTTTGAAATGAATTGATTGGCCATGAGCACTCACTAAAACAATAGTGTCGCCGCCGCGAGAAGCCCTGACCCATTCCAGACGGTCGTCATTTTTAAGTTTTATGGCAATCAAACCACTGCTACGAACTTTTTCAAATGCATTGATATCAACCTTTTTAATAACACCGTTTTTAGTAACCATCAGCAGATATTTATAACCCTCAAGTTCAGCCAAAGCCAAAACTTCTGAAACCCGTTCTTCCGAAGAAATTTGTAAAAAATTCACCAAGGCCTGGCCTTTAGCGGTCCGTGAGGCTGTGGGAACATCATAAGCTTTAAGCTGGAAAACTCGACCCCGAGTAGTGAAGAAAAGAATGTCAGAATGAGTGGTGGTTGTAAAAAATCTCTCCACCGTGTCTTCTTCTTTGGTGGTCAACCCGACTACGCCCTTGCCGCCGCGACCTTGGGTTTTAAATATATCCGGAGACATTCGCTTAATATAACCACCGCGGGTCATCATAATAATGGTTGACTCATTGGGGATTAAATCTTCTTGGGAAAACTTATTTACGGCGCCGGCAACGATCTTAGTGCGACGCTCGTCCGCGTATTTTTCTCTAATTTCTAAGAGTTCTTTTTTAATAACACCTAAAATCCTTTTAGCGCTCTTAAGCAATGCTTCTAGCTCTTTAATTAATTTGTGCTTTTCTTTTAATTCTTGTTCAATGTTTAATCGCTCAAGATTGGCTAATTGGTGCAAACGCATTTCCAAAATCGCGTCTGTTTGTTTCTCGCTAAACTTAAATCGTTTCATTAGATTAACCTTGGCTACTTGCCGATCTCGAGATTTTTTAATAATTTTGATTACTGCATCAATGTTATCAATTGCTTTTTTCAATCCCTGCAAAATATGGGCTCGCTCCCGGGCGCGAGCTAAATCAAACTCAACTCGGCGCTGAACCACTTGCTCGCGATGTTTAATATATTCCTCAAGAATATTCTTTAAAGTTAATACTCGCGGCTGAATCCCGTCAATCAAAGCCAACATGTTAGCATGAAAAGACTCTTGCAATTGTGTTAAAGTGAACAAACGATTAAGAATCTTTTGCGGATAAGTGTCTTTTTTTAATTCAATTACTACGCGCACTCCGTCTTTGTTAGACTCGTCCCGCAGGTCTTTAATGCCGTCAATTTTTTTGTCTTTAACAAGACCGGCAATTTTTTCTAAAACGTTTGCTTTATTCACCTGATAAGGCACTTCGGTCACAATAATATTAAAACTGCCCCCCTTAGCTTCAACAATTTCGGTTTTAGCGCGCATCACAATTGAGCCCTTGCCGGTGGTGTAGGCTTGTTTGATTTCCTTAATATTATAAATGATCCCGCCGGTGGGAAAATCCGGACCCTTAACGGCCTTCATCAACTCATCGATTTCGGCCTTTGGGTTATCAATCAATAAACAAATTCCATCAATGATTTCCCCTAAATTATGCGGCGGGATATTAGTGGCCATGCCAACGGCAATACCCAAAGAGCCGTTTAGCAACAGGTTGGGCAGCTTGGCTGGTAATACAGTTGGTTCTTGATGCGAGCCGTCATAATTAGGCCGAAAATCAACTGTGTTTTTTTCAATGTTATTGAGGAGCTCTTCGGCAGTAGCTTGGAGTTTAGACTCCGTATTATGATTAATAAAACCATTGGCGATAAATGAATGGCAAGGACTGTCTACCCGAATAGAATAGACGTTTTCTCTATTTTTTAATTTGTCAACGTCTTTTATTTTGTTAAAGAAAAATTTATTTTTTAATAACCAATCAACCATCCTTTTATCTTGCGGCCTCAACGTCTTTACCAGTTGTGAATAATTTTTTTCTAAATTATTATATCTATCAAAATTATTCTTCTTTATAAAAGTACTACCATAATTAGACCGGAGATAAGTGTTTATATAAGGAATGTAATCAGTCTTACTCATTCTACTCTGGCTAATTCTTTTGATACCCGCCAATGTCTCCCTTTTTCTCTGAGAAAAAAATCCTATTTCTTTGGCGAATAAAGCAATATTCTTACAACCCGAGATTATCAATTTATAGCAACCATTTCTTTTGTCCTTATGCGGGGAGGTTGTCACTATGCCAAAGTTTAAGAGCACTGTTTTAAGCTGACTGATAAGTTTTTGACTTTGGGAATTATAAGTTAACTCAATTGATTCGCCGCCATGACGTTTATCTTGATGATAAATAACAGAGCCGTCTCCCTCAAATAAACCAATCAAAAAATATTTGAGAGATTCTTTTTTAGAAAGCAACACAGTTTTAGGAATTTCCTTTCTATTGGATCGAGCTCGATTCAAACCAATGTTTTTCAAAAATTCCACAGCTTGCTTGGGGTAGATACTTAACCCATGGCAATCTCCGGCCATCTCTCTCTCATATAATTTAATACCCTTAAACTGAAAAATAGTTATGGCTTTTACTTTATTATAAAAGTCTAAATCTTGATTGTTAAATAATACTTGACCTTGATGGAAACTACCCTCAGAGACTAAGGCGCCAAGAAGAAAGGCTAAATCTTTATTCATTTTCCTGGGCAAACCAATGTTTTTTCGTCTTGGAGTAATTTTTGGCCAATACTCCTTAAGTCCTGGATTGTTTTTACTAAAACAGGGAAAATTTCTGTTTATTAAAATAAAATCTTTTCTAGTGACCTCCTCAAGTAATTTCCATTTTAAATCAGGAAAGCCAAATTCATTAAGGACAAAACATAAAATGGGATGATTATAAGTGCCTTTTAGCTTGTAGCCCTGTTCAGTGGTTATCTCAATAATATTATGTTTGCCAGAATTAAAAAATTTAGAGGCCTTAATTGATTTGCCTTGATAGTTTAGAACTTTAAGATTTATATCGGCTTCTTCTTTGTCTGAAATTTCTCCTACGGGAACAATCCCACTATCTGCTAAAACCAATGCGTCTCCCGTAATACAATATCTCATAGCTGCCGCGCTATCACCATCCATAGAACCAAAATTCCCCTGGCCATTAATCAAAGGATAACGCATGGCAAAATCCTGAGCCATCCGCACCAAAGAATCATAAACCGCGATATCGCCATGAGGGTGATATTTGCCCAAAACCTCACCAACCACAGTGGCGCACTTGCGGAACTTGGCTTTAGGGGTTAAGCCCAAACGCCACATCGCATACAAAATCCGCCGATGGACTGGTTTTAAGCCATCACGAACGTCTGGCAACGCCCTCTGAACAATCACGCTCATGGCATAATCAAGATATGAAGACTGGACTTCATCAACAATAGATACCGGAGTTAGTTTATTGTGGATGTGTTCACTGCTGGCTCGGTTATTATCATTTTGACTCTGCTTTGCCGGCCCGTTCTTTTGCTCTCGTTCTTTTCTTTTTGGTTTTTGAGAAAAACGAGGTTTTTTTTGATTATTGGTTTTCATAAAGTTTAATTATTTTCCATCTCGCCGTCCGGGCTGGAGGTTGCCTCTTCCTGGTGCGCCTCCTCAAACAATCTCTCCTCTAGATCTTTAATTTCCCCCTCGGATAACAGTGGATTAGAATATAGTTTCTGGTCTTTAATTGTGTCCAGCTCATTATTGAATTGCTCAAATGCTTCTGAAAAATCTTCTCGCGTTTTGTCAAAATCTGATGTGGATTTTTTTTGGCTGCTAATAATCGAAAAATTGTACCTCACTATAATAAGCCAGACAACCAAAATAATTAAAATAACCCCAGCAACCAACATCCAAAGGAATTTTTTCTTTTGGAATTCTCTTCCTGCCTCTCTTTCTGGGGTACTTGCTTGGTCTTGGGTATTATTTTGCGCTTGGCCTTTGGGCCTGATTGAATCAAAAGGCATGAAATTAGTCTAAAGTCAAAAATCTAAAGTCAAAAGTCATTTTGGATTTTGGGCTTAATTTTAGACTTTAGACTTTAGACTTTTGACTTCTCTTACGGCTGCATTACAATGTATCGCGTTGCCTCGACTGGTAAATCTTTTTTAGAAAGTTTTAATTTAACCAGCTGCTCTTTTTCGCAGGAACCAATTTCATTACAAAACTTATCTACAGAATCAAGTTTTTCTTTTAGCCCAGCAAGTTTATAATGCATGGGAATAACAACACGCGGCTCAATTTGGCTGATAACTTCGGCTGCTTTTTTAGCGTCAAGAACGCCGTTGCCACCAACGGGAATCATTAAAACATCAACTCCGTTCAGGGCTTCTAACTCATCATCCTCAAGCGCCCTATTGATGCTCCCTAAATGTCCAATTGCCACTTGCTCGCTTTCAATGTGATAAATAAAAGAGGCGGCGCCCGCATTCTTTATATGGATGGCATAAATAAAAATACCCCTTACTTCGTACTCGCCCGGCGAGGAAATCAAAAAAACACCCCGTTCCTCATTGTTAGATTTGATTTCTTTGTAACTGACTTTCGGGTCGGTCACTACTACAATATCTGCTTTGGGAGCGTTTAATTTCAAACCAACTTTTGCTGGATCAAAGGGGTCTATTAATAATATATCTTTGCCCAATTGGAGTTTAAAACAATTTTGTCCGTGCCAGGTTATGTACATAAAAGGGTTATTGGTTAGCTTGGTTATTGGTTAATGGTTACTAAAAGTGCTGGGGATTAGTAAAAATAAAATCCAATTAAAATAAAAAATGAACTTGTTAAAAGCCTGTTCTTGTATCATTAGTATACTATATCAAGTAACATCTGTAAAGTTCTTATTCTTCGTCCTCGTCGGGTGGTCCCCACATAACTATCGGGTCTCCTGGCTCTTTATCCTGCTTTGATTTATTATTATTCTCTTCTTTTTTGGTTGGAGGGGTTTCAATGCCCTTGGAGGTTGAGCCTACTCCTGATAATCCTAGGGTCCATTTCTCTTTCTCTGTTGAACTGGTTTTGGTGGGTGGAGCTTGCAGGTGGGTATCGCTTGATATCTTTTTTGAGTTTGAGTTTTTATTGTCTGCCGTCTTTTGATTTTTAGACAATCCTGACCGGGAAATACCGCCATATGCGTCTTTGCTCTTTGTAAATTTTGCAGTTTGCTCTTTCATCTTCTGCCAGATTGGCACTCGTTTTGTCTTACTAACAACCTTGGTTTTCGGTTGAACCTCTTTCGCTTCTGCTTCTTTGATCTCTTTTATTTTCTGTCTAAAAAATTCTCCTGGTTTCTGTTTCGCGCTGTATGACATATCCTCGGTCATACCTCCGGGCCGAGACTCTTCTTTGGCTGCTTCATGAATTACTGCAACAACTTTGGTCGCTTGCGCGTTGGTTAA
It contains:
- a CDS encoding DNA gyrase subunit A, translated to MKDVDKLKNRENVYSIRVDSPCHSFIANGFINHNTESKLQATAEELLNNIEKNTVDFRPNYDGSHQEPTVLPAKLPNLLLNGSLGIAVGMATNIPPHNLGEIIDGICLLIDNPKAEIDELMKAVKGPDFPTGGIIYNIKEIKQAYTTGKGSIVMRAKTEIVEAKGGSFNIIVTEVPYQVNKANVLEKIAGLVKDKKIDGIKDLRDESNKDGVRVVIELKKDTYPQKILNRLFTLTQLQESFHANMLALIDGIQPRVLTLKNILEEYIKHREQVVQRRVEFDLARARERAHILQGLKKAIDNIDAVIKIIKKSRDRQVAKVNLMKRFKFSEKQTDAILEMRLHQLANLERLNIEQELKEKHKLIKELEALLKSAKRILGVIKKELLEIREKYADERRTKIVAGAVNKFSQEDLIPNESTIIMMTRGGYIKRMSPDIFKTQGRGGKGVVGLTTKEEDTVERFFTTTTHSDILFFTTRGRVFQLKAYDVPTASRTAKGQALVNFLQISSEERVSEVLALAELEGYKYLLMVTKNGVIKKVDINAFEKVRSSGLIAIKLKNDDRLEWVRASRGGDTIVLVSAHGQSIHFKETEIRAMGRGAAGVRGIRLKPEDDIISMQIVGKEDLKTAQIFVISEKGFGKKSKIAGYKLQGRGGSGIKTAKITAKTGKLVSGWIIDDKTLKEDGSRDMVIISDKGQVIRLPLKSVPSLGRATQGVKLMRFKEAGDKVASVTVV
- a CDS encoding MBL fold metallo-hydrolase — protein: MYITWHGQNCFKLQLGKDILLIDPFDPAKVGLKLNAPKADIVVVTDPKVSYKEIKSNNEERGVFLISSPGEYEVRGIFIYAIHIKNAGAASFIYHIESEQVAIGHLGSINRALEDDELEALNGVDVLMIPVGGNGVLDAKKAAEVISQIEPRVVIPMHYKLAGLKEKLDSVDKFCNEIGSCEKEQLVKLKLSKKDLPVEATRYIVMQP